Proteins encoded by one window of Bacillus rossius redtenbacheri isolate Brsri chromosome 14, Brsri_v3, whole genome shotgun sequence:
- the LOC134538786 gene encoding glutathione hydrolase-like YwrD proenzyme codes for MDQLARFASRRAPGLFRHGCVSSNQPLASRAGLDVLQRGGNAADAAVAAAAVMAVTEPASTGLGGDAFCIFYDAAAGAMKGLNGSGRSPAALTAELLASRGFSEHHPLPERHPLTAMVPGTAAAWADTVQQFGSGKFSLAELLAAAVELATNGWAVTPVSADQWQGSLKLLSEHRRGSELLLDGRAPRIAEVMTLPTMAASLKELGEKGGKQFYVGRVGQAIVDEVQHYGGVLGMEDMARHASVLASPISATYKHVTVWEMPPNGLGVTTLLALNILEGFSLAGMDRSGAEYLHLLIEALKLSFADSLHYVADPACGEVPVAALLSKDYAAARRSLISADKANNYPVHGNPEIKDGGDTIYLCAVDKDGNACSFINSNYMEFGTGIVPQNCGFAVHNRGALFSLDPKSANCVGPSKRCQHTIIPSMVTRTSDGALLACYGIMGGFMQPQAQVQVVLGMVDFGLDPQQALDTPRFKINVTNSQPWGVSLEAEVPGAVAKALAAKGHAVSWPVAGYDRAVFGRGHVITRGAWFASGSRRDVDGDSPVWWAAADPRCDGFPYGY; via the exons ATGGACCAGCTCGCCCGCTTCGCGTCCCGCCGAGCGCCGGGCCTGTTCCGACATGGCTGCGTGTCATCCAACCAGCCGCTCGCTTCGCGCGCCGGCCTCG ACGTGCTGCAGAGGGGTGGCAACGCGGCTGACGCGGCTGTGGCGGCGGCAGCTGTCATGGCGGTGACTGAGCCGGCCAGCACGGGCCTGGGGGGCGACGCCTTCTGCATCTTCTACGACGCCGCCGCCGGGGCGATGAAGGGCCTGAACGGCAG CGGCAGGTCGCCGGCTGCGCTGACGGCAGAGCTGCTGGCTTCCCGGGGCTTCAGCGAGCACCACCCACTGCCGGAGCGACATCCGCTCACGGCGATGGTGCCCGGCACCGCGGCCGCCTGGGCCGACACCGTCCAGCAGTTCGGCTCGGGCAAG TTCTCCCTGGCGGAGCTGCTGGCCGCGGCGGTGGAGCTGGCGACCAACGGCTGGGCCGTGACGCCCGTCAGCGCGGACCAATGGCAGGGCTCGCTGAAGCTGCTGTCCGAGCACCGCCGCGGTTCGGAGCTGCTGCTGGACGGGAGAGCCCCTCGCAtagccgaggtcatgaccttacCCACCATGGCCGCCTCCCTCAAG GAGCTGGGCGAGAAGGGCGGCAAGCAGTTCTACGTCGGCCGGGTGGGGCAGGCCATCGTGGACGAGGTGCAGCACTACGGCGGGGTGCTGGGCATGGAGGACATGGCCCGGCATGCTAGCGTGCTGGCCTCGCCGATCAGCGCCACCTACAAGCACGTCACCGTGTGGGAGATGCCGCCCAACGGCCTGGGCGTCACCACGCTGCTGGCGCTCAACATCCTCGAGGGCTTCTCTCTGGcgg GCATGGACCGCTCGGGCGCGGAGTACCTCCACCTGCTGATAGAGGCGCTGAAGCTGAGCTTCGCCGACTCGCTGCACTACGTGGCGGACCCGGCGTGCGGAGAAGTGCCGGTGGCGGCGCTGCTCAGCAAGGACTACGCCGCGGCACGGCGCTCGCTCATATCCGCGGACAA GGCGAACAACTACCCCGTCCACGGGAATCCAGAGATAAAAGACGGCGGGGACACCATCTACCTGTGCGCGGTGGACAAAGACGGCAACGCCTGCAGCTTCATCAACAGCAACTATATGGAGTTCGGAACGGGCATCGTGCCACAGAACTGCGGCTTTGCCGTGCAC AACCGAGGAGCGCTGTTCAGCCTGGACCCCAAGTCTGCCAACTGCGTGGGACCCTCGAAGCGCTGCCAGCACACCATCATACCGTCCATGGTGACCCGCACCAGCGACGGGGCGCTGCTGGCCTGCTACGGCATCATGGGGGGCTTCATGCAGCCGCAGGCTCAAGTGCAG GTCGTGCTGGGGATGGTTGATTTCGGTTTGGATCCGCAGCAAGCACTGGACACCCCTCGTTTCAAGATCAATGTGACCAACAG CCAGCCGTGGGGCGTGTCCCTGGAGGCGGAGGTCCCGGGGGCCGTGGCGAAGGCGCTGGCGGCCAAGGGACACGCCGTCTCGTGGCCGGTGGCGGGGTACGACCGCGCCGTGTTCGGCCGCGGGCACGTGATCACGCGGGGGGCCTGGTTCGCGAGCGGCAGCCGGCGAGACGTGGACGGGGACAGCCCCGTGTGGTGGGCGGCCGCCGACCCCCGCTGCGACGGCTTCCCCTACGGCTACTGA